Proteins encoded in a region of the Mucilaginibacter sabulilitoris genome:
- a CDS encoding YceI family protein has protein sequence MATETATKWVIDPMHSEVQFKVKHLVISTVSGFFKSFEGEITSDGEDFDNAEVSFSLDINSLDTNQTQRDEHLKSAEFFDAEKYPKISFKSSSLTKTDDDEYELKGDLTIKDVTKPVSLKAEFGGSAADFYGNTKAGFEITGKVNRKEFGLTWDGVTEAGSVVVGEDIKLLINIQLTKQA, from the coding sequence ATGGCAACAGAAACAGCAACAAAATGGGTAATTGACCCAATGCATTCAGAAGTACAATTTAAAGTAAAACATTTAGTTATCTCAACAGTAAGCGGTTTTTTCAAAAGCTTTGAAGGCGAGATTACAAGCGATGGCGAAGATTTCGATAACGCAGAAGTGAGTTTTTCACTTGATATCAATAGCCTCGATACCAACCAAACCCAGCGCGATGAGCACTTAAAATCAGCCGAATTTTTTGACGCTGAAAAATATCCTAAAATCAGCTTTAAATCATCTTCATTAACTAAAACTGATGATGATGAATACGAATTGAAAGGCGATTTGACCATAAAAGATGTAACCAAACCGGTAAGTCTTAAAGCAGAATTTGGTGGTTCAGCAGCCGATTTTTATGGAAACACTAAAGCAGGTTTTGAAATAACCGGCAAAGTTAACCGTAAAGAATTTGGCTTAACCTGGGATGGTGTAACAGAAGCCGGATCAGTTGTAGTTGGCGAAGACATTAAATTGTTGATTAACATACAACTTACTAAACAAGCTTAA
- a CDS encoding L-threonylcarbamoyladenylate synthase, with protein sequence MLIKIYPENPNPKAIEQVVEVLRKGGLIIYPTDTVYGLGCDITNHKAIEAICKIRNIKPEKANFSFICYDLSHISDYIKPIDNTTFRVLKKALPGPFTFIFNASHMVPKLLSSNKKTVGIRVPDNDIAREIVKVLGNPILSTSIKDDDDIIEYSTDPELIHEKYEDLVDIVIDGGYGDNIASTVVDCTSGDFEIIREGKGELELYL encoded by the coding sequence ATGCTCATTAAAATATATCCCGAAAACCCCAACCCAAAAGCAATTGAGCAGGTGGTTGAGGTATTACGTAAAGGCGGCCTTATCATATATCCTACAGATACTGTTTACGGTTTAGGCTGTGATATTACTAATCATAAAGCCATCGAGGCCATCTGCAAGATCAGGAACATTAAACCCGAAAAGGCTAATTTCTCCTTCATATGCTACGATCTGAGCCACATATCTGATTATATTAAACCCATTGACAATACCACCTTCAGAGTGCTTAAAAAGGCTTTACCAGGCCCGTTTACCTTTATATTTAACGCCAGTCACATGGTGCCTAAATTGCTTAGCTCCAATAAAAAAACAGTGGGTATCAGGGTGCCGGATAATGATATTGCCCGCGAAATTGTAAAAGTGCTGGGTAACCCCATTCTTTCTACATCTATAAAGGATGATGATGATATCATAGAATATTCTACGGATCCCGAATTGATACACGAGAAATATGAAGACCTTGTAGATATTGTAATTGACGGAGGTTATGGGGATAACATAGCCTCAACCGTAGTTGATTGCACTTCGGGCGACTTTGAGATTATCCGCGAAGGCAAAGGTGAGCTAGAATTGTATCTGTAA